Proteins encoded within one genomic window of Companilactobacillus zhachilii:
- the lspA gene encoding signal peptidase II yields the protein MQLIYWLLFAVLVAGDQGLKYFVTNNIAPMTVHDFIPGVLSLTHITNTGAAWSMLEGKMLFFYLVTIIAVIVLVYLFVKADKKDYLYRFSLICLLAGTVGNAIDRFTRHFVVDMFNLDFINFPIFNLADTYITVGVILIVLSLIIQVAGEKNNK from the coding sequence GTGCAGTTGATTTATTGGCTGCTGTTTGCAGTCTTAGTCGCTGGTGATCAAGGCCTAAAATATTTCGTAACAAATAATATTGCACCAATGACAGTTCATGATTTTATTCCCGGAGTTTTATCTCTAACGCATATCACCAATACTGGTGCTGCCTGGAGTATGCTTGAGGGGAAAATGCTTTTCTTTTACTTAGTTACAATTATTGCGGTAATCGTGTTAGTATATTTATTTGTTAAAGCAGATAAAAAAGATTATCTTTATCGATTTTCTTTGATATGCTTATTAGCAGGGACAGTTGGTAATGCCATTGATCGATTTACCAGACATTTCGTGGTTGATATGTTCAATCTTGACTTTATCAATTTTCCAATCTTTAATTTAGCTGACACTTATATCACGGTGGGCGTTATTTTAATCGTGTTGTCACTGATTATCCAAGTAGCAGGTGAGAAAAATAATAAGTAA
- a CDS encoding RluA family pseudouridine synthase, which produces MSNSYNLEYNEPKKARLDAFLSEQITDLTRSQLQKFIKDGNVLVNNEPVSKTGTKLKTGDKILVNVPEEEPIKAVPENIPIEVVYEDDDVIVVNKPQGMVVHPAAGHPDKTLVNAILYHCQINDDDVIRPGIVHRIDKDTSGLLMIAKNNLAKQSLMKQLKEKSNLREYVAIVHGNFKEKTGKINAPLGRSKVDRKKQAVIEDGRHAVTHFTVLEQFENYSLLKLKLETGRTHQIRVHMQYIGHPVAGDPLYGPKNTLPGKGQFLHAKILGFVHPRTNKWMEFSVEPPKIFLDTLAKLRH; this is translated from the coding sequence ATAAGTAATTCCTATAATTTAGAATATAACGAACCTAAGAAGGCTCGTTTAGATGCTTTTTTGAGCGAACAAATCACTGATTTGACACGTTCACAACTTCAAAAGTTTATCAAAGATGGTAATGTTTTAGTCAATAATGAACCAGTTAGTAAAACTGGTACAAAGTTGAAAACTGGCGATAAAATTTTAGTTAATGTACCTGAAGAAGAACCAATTAAAGCTGTTCCGGAAAATATTCCTATAGAGGTAGTATACGAAGATGATGACGTCATTGTCGTTAACAAGCCTCAAGGGATGGTAGTTCATCCTGCTGCTGGTCATCCGGATAAGACTTTGGTCAATGCAATTTTGTATCATTGTCAAATCAATGATGACGACGTTATTCGTCCAGGTATTGTTCATCGAATCGACAAAGATACATCAGGCCTCTTGATGATTGCTAAAAATAATTTGGCCAAACAATCGCTGATGAAGCAATTAAAGGAAAAAAGTAACCTTCGTGAATATGTAGCCATTGTCCATGGTAATTTCAAAGAAAAAACTGGTAAGATCAACGCACCTTTGGGTCGTTCGAAAGTTGATCGTAAGAAGCAGGCTGTTATTGAAGATGGTCGTCATGCGGTAACTCATTTTACTGTTTTAGAACAATTTGAAAATTATTCACTCTTAAAGTTAAAACTAGAAACTGGTCGAACACATCAAATTAGAGTTCATATGCAATACATTGGTCATCCCGTTGCGGGCGATCCTTTATACGGACCTAAGAACACCTTACCTGGTAAGGGACAATTCTTACATGCCAAGATATTAGGTTTCGTTCATCCACGGACAAACAAATGGATGGAATTTTCGGTAGAGCCACCAAAGATATTCTTAGATACACTAGCAAAATTACGACATTGA
- the pyrR gene encoding bifunctional pyr operon transcriptional regulator/uracil phosphoribosyltransferase PyrR, translating into MAKEIIDGQTMTRALTRITYEIIERNKGIDDLVLVGIKTRGVYVAHRIESRLKQLENISIPVAELDITPYRDDQTHEEKDISTVKAEPLDIDINNKHVILTDDVLYTGRTIRAAMDALMSVGRPKKISLAVLVDRGHRELPIRADFVGKNIPTSQKEKIKVSMKEIDGEDKIEIE; encoded by the coding sequence ATGGCGAAAGAAATTATTGATGGTCAAACGATGACTCGTGCATTGACCCGAATCACTTATGAAATTATTGAAAGAAATAAAGGTATTGATGACTTAGTTTTAGTGGGTATTAAAACACGCGGTGTTTATGTTGCCCATCGAATCGAGTCAAGATTGAAACAATTGGAAAACATTAGTATTCCTGTGGCTGAATTGGATATCACACCATATCGTGATGACCAAACACATGAGGAAAAGGATATCTCAACTGTAAAAGCGGAACCATTAGATATTGATATAAATAATAAACATGTTATTTTGACTGATGACGTACTTTATACTGGTAGAACGATTCGTGCAGCTATGGATGCCTTGATGAGCGTTGGTCGTCCCAAGAAAATCTCGTTGGCGGTTTTAGTCGATCGTGGTCACCGCGAATTACCTATTCGTGCTGATTTTGTTGGTAAAAATATCCCAACTTCTCAAAAAGAAAAGATTAAAGTGTCAATGAAAGAAATCGATGGCGAGGATAAAATCGAAATCGAATAA
- a CDS encoding carbamoyl phosphate synthase small subunit gives MKRYLILEDGTVFPGEGFGSSIITTGQLVISNNRTGIEQSVTDPDTEGQILAFTIPSVGNSGINRDFYESINSQCKGVVIGSSSLSTVDGSVSFEDWITSLKIPGIKNVDVRALAKHIAEHGEMKASIMDTHDEHAIDQIKALVLPPDLVKRVSTRQSYPNPNMGLKIVIVDLGLKYSILRQLSYRDCNSIIVNYNSTAEEIENLHPDGIIYSNGPGNPTDLPKTIKTIQILQKRYPLLGIGLGNLLIALANDCRIIRLKEPHHESSLAVKEVASGKIDFVNHNHSYTLDDKYIGGSDFIVTNVCVADGTIEGIRHEYLPIMCVLFEPEAAPGPTDGYYVFDEFIDLVESAKKQEGVRNQWN, from the coding sequence ATGAAACGTTATTTAATTTTAGAAGATGGAACCGTGTTTCCTGGTGAGGGGTTTGGATCTTCTATCATTACCACAGGACAACTGGTAATATCAAATAATCGTACTGGAATTGAGCAATCCGTCACTGATCCTGATACTGAAGGTCAGATTTTAGCGTTCACAATTCCATCTGTTGGTAACTCAGGAATTAATCGTGATTTTTATGAATCTATCAATTCTCAATGCAAAGGGGTAGTAATTGGTTCTTCCAGTCTTTCAACAGTCGATGGTTCAGTCTCTTTTGAAGACTGGATCACCAGTTTGAAAATCCCTGGGATTAAAAATGTTGATGTGAGAGCTTTAGCTAAACATATTGCTGAACACGGTGAGATGAAGGCTAGTATTATGGATACTCATGATGAGCACGCTATCGATCAAATTAAAGCCTTAGTTTTACCACCTGACTTAGTAAAACGTGTTTCAACCAGACAGTCATATCCTAATCCCAATATGGGACTTAAAATAGTTATTGTTGACCTCGGTTTAAAATATTCAATTTTAAGACAATTATCGTATCGTGATTGCAACTCAATTATTGTCAACTACAATTCAACGGCTGAGGAAATTGAAAACTTGCATCCTGATGGGATCATTTATTCAAACGGTCCAGGTAATCCAACTGATTTACCTAAAACTATTAAGACAATTCAAATTTTGCAAAAGCGCTATCCTTTATTGGGAATCGGGTTAGGTAATTTGTTGATTGCATTGGCCAATGATTGCCGCATCATCCGTCTCAAAGAACCACATCATGAATCATCATTAGCTGTCAAGGAAGTTGCCAGTGGCAAAATTGATTTTGTTAACCACAATCATTCTTACACTTTGGATGACAAATACATTGGTGGCTCCGACTTTATTGTTACTAATGTTTGTGTAGCGGACGGCACTATTGAGGGTATTCGGCATGAATACTTACCAATTATGTGTGTGCTCTTTGAACCCGAGGCTGCACCTGGTCCAACAGATGGTTATTATGTTTTTGATGAATTTATTGATTTAGTAGAATCAGCTAAGAAACAAGA